One window of Moorella glycerini genomic DNA carries:
- a CDS encoding recombinase family protein, whose protein sequence is MKAVIYARVSTQDQALGFSLATQKELCEKKARALGALEVEVVEDAYTGTELTRPSLDYVRQLVAAGKVDLVVVYDPDRLSRNLTDLLILCREFDKAGVRLEFVNFDWQKTPQGMLFLQMRGAFAEFEHALIKERTQRGKAKKAASGKIRCYAKPFGYGWDAEGDTLVINPQEAEIVKQMFEWLTDPLEPLTPWQITQKLGQVYPQGPRGKGWVHSSVVRMLKNPVYTGRLRRKDEQPDWKPVLVPAIIDQETFMRAQEMLARSKRFNPKTTRRRFLLQRLLVCGECGRRLTVVTHNNPQRAKYSYYTCPGRYPTKFDDQGRVGRCGLPPWRTEEIDKTVWDTIASIIKNPELFYQYITSEKLETASIPRRRLEEARKRLEQVQRVIERIDRAYFILEALPEEDYKRYRAEQEGELVRIEEDIKRLEAVINAQEQVQKGVEFLRQYAENLARSVDELNFFQKQNITRELVQRVKIYADGSLEIEGYFNLPFTGPGKNVPEHCEELTILTPQKNLKEPPCSSVLTCTHREACLYTYNFLIPAKTK, encoded by the coding sequence ATGAAGGCCGTGATTTACGCTAGGGTAAGCACCCAGGACCAGGCCCTTGGTTTTTCCCTGGCCACCCAGAAAGAACTCTGCGAGAAGAAGGCCCGGGCTTTAGGGGCTTTAGAAGTCGAAGTTGTTGAAGACGCTTACACCGGGACGGAATTGACCCGCCCTAGCCTGGATTATGTGAGGCAGCTCGTAGCCGCCGGGAAAGTGGACCTTGTAGTTGTCTATGACCCCGACAGGCTTTCCCGCAACCTTACAGATTTGCTCATCCTTTGCCGGGAATTTGATAAGGCAGGAGTAAGGCTGGAGTTTGTTAATTTTGACTGGCAAAAGACGCCCCAGGGGATGCTTTTCTTGCAGATGCGAGGGGCCTTTGCCGAATTCGAGCACGCGCTCATAAAGGAGCGTACCCAGAGGGGCAAGGCCAAAAAAGCGGCCAGCGGCAAGATCCGCTGCTACGCCAAGCCTTTTGGTTATGGCTGGGACGCCGAGGGGGATACCCTGGTAATTAATCCCCAGGAAGCCGAAATCGTCAAGCAAATGTTTGAGTGGCTAACGGATCCCCTGGAACCATTAACTCCCTGGCAGATTACCCAGAAGCTGGGCCAGGTGTATCCCCAGGGTCCTAGGGGCAAGGGGTGGGTCCACTCTTCGGTGGTACGGATGCTGAAAAATCCCGTATATACCGGCCGGTTGAGGCGCAAGGATGAGCAGCCTGATTGGAAACCGGTCCTTGTGCCGGCCATAATTGACCAGGAAACCTTTATGAGAGCCCAGGAGATGCTTGCCAGGTCCAAGCGTTTTAACCCTAAGACTACCAGGAGAAGATTCCTGTTGCAGCGCCTGCTGGTATGCGGGGAGTGCGGGAGGAGGCTTACGGTCGTCACCCATAACAATCCCCAGAGGGCGAAGTATAGCTATTATACCTGTCCCGGGCGTTACCCTACCAAGTTTGACGACCAGGGCCGGGTAGGCAGGTGCGGGCTCCCACCCTGGCGAACTGAAGAAATAGATAAGACAGTATGGGATACTATAGCTTCTATAATTAAGAACCCGGAGCTTTTTTACCAGTATATTACCAGCGAGAAGCTGGAAACAGCCAGCATTCCCCGGAGGCGCCTGGAGGAAGCGCGGAAGAGGCTAGAGCAGGTGCAACGGGTGATCGAGCGGATTGACCGGGCTTATTTTATCCTGGAGGCGTTGCCCGAAGAAGACTACAAGCGTTACCGGGCGGAACAAGAAGGAGAGCTAGTAAGAATAGAAGAAGATATCAAGAGGCTTGAAGCCGTAATTAACGCCCAGGAACAGGTGCAAAAAGGCGTAGAATTCCTGCGCCAGTACGCTGAAAACCTGGCAAGGTCGGTGGATGAACTAAATTTTTTTCAAAAGCAGAATATCACTCGCGAGCTGGTGCAGAGGGTAAAAATATATGCTGACGGTAGCCTGGAAATAGAAGGGTACTTTAACCTCCCCTTTACCGGGCCGGGCAAAAATGTCCCGGAACATTGCGAAGAACTTACAATATTAACCCCACAGAAGAACTTAAAAGAACCACCTTGCAGTAGTGTTTTAACTTGCACACATCGAGAAGCCTGCTTATATACATACAACTTCCTGATACCCGCAAAAACCAAATAA
- a CDS encoding cellulose synthase operon protein YhjQ/BcsQ, which translates to MLEHKRILLAAGNSPAVAWFKARYPKTDIDSKLKDGWLPDAVVAVRKSRMGGVDDPVAIVGETLARGSLPVVVIVAGKKDKTGEDIARRAGALGVPEACILFAGEKGITAPDIAKALEDALAGELRPAPLIYYEEEEKKEEPVEANDNIKGVNVPQQLEALPGIRETAACPAVEPAGNVDWSPLAPYKDRIVPFLSPCAGVGKTTLAAALAAHITSQGGQAAVIDLETPPMVRLHLGNTTLEREGSWQHTVTPWGALWVPEKHDLAGIAALLGQLVRDGYRVIIDAPYLRVPWDNFARQVYVVGGDLRALYACQGQENLNDAILVANRVPVAALSIWPSVVEDVLGKVPEVVIAEDQEGCQATVAGMAPAIVPPGSESIAAGIGALVALLWPEGGSAGAPV; encoded by the coding sequence ATGCTGGAGCACAAGAGAATCTTGCTTGCCGCGGGTAATTCCCCGGCGGTAGCCTGGTTTAAGGCCCGTTACCCTAAAACTGACATTGATAGCAAACTAAAAGACGGGTGGCTCCCTGACGCCGTCGTGGCCGTCCGGAAATCCCGCATGGGCGGGGTAGATGATCCAGTCGCAATAGTTGGGGAAACCCTGGCCCGGGGTAGCCTCCCGGTCGTTGTTATCGTGGCCGGCAAGAAAGATAAGACAGGGGAAGATATCGCCCGCCGGGCTGGAGCCCTGGGGGTCCCGGAAGCATGTATCCTTTTTGCCGGGGAAAAGGGCATCACCGCGCCGGATATCGCAAAAGCCCTGGAAGATGCGCTGGCCGGGGAATTGCGCCCGGCCCCCTTGATTTATTACGAAGAAGAGGAGAAAAAGGAAGAACCGGTAGAGGCCAATGATAACATTAAAGGCGTAAACGTACCACAACAGCTAGAAGCCTTGCCTGGAATAAGGGAAACAGCAGCCTGCCCGGCGGTAGAACCGGCGGGGAATGTAGACTGGTCCCCGCTTGCTCCTTACAAGGACAGGATTGTTCCCTTCCTTAGCCCTTGCGCCGGGGTGGGGAAGACCACCCTGGCGGCAGCCCTGGCGGCCCATATCACCTCCCAGGGGGGACAGGCAGCAGTTATAGATCTGGAAACACCGCCAATGGTCCGTTTGCACCTGGGCAACACCACCCTTGAACGTGAAGGAAGCTGGCAACATACTGTAACCCCGTGGGGGGCCCTCTGGGTACCTGAAAAGCATGACCTGGCTGGCATAGCCGCCTTATTGGGCCAACTGGTGAGGGACGGTTACCGGGTGATTATCGATGCGCCCTATTTACGGGTACCGTGGGATAATTTTGCCCGGCAGGTATACGTTGTAGGCGGGGACCTGCGGGCCTTATATGCCTGCCAGGGGCAGGAAAACCTTAATGATGCCATCCTGGTTGCCAACCGGGTACCGGTTGCTGCTTTAAGCATCTGGCCCTCGGTGGTGGAAGATGTTTTAGGCAAGGTACCGGAAGTAGTTATTGCCGAAGATCAGGAGGGCTGCCAGGCGACGGTAGCCGGTATGGCGCCGGCTATAGTCCCTCCCGGCAGCGAAAGTATCGCTGCCGGCATTGGTGCTTTGGTTGCCCTGCTATGGCCGGAAGGGGGATCTGCTGGTGCGCCTGTTTAA
- the cpaB gene encoding Flp pilus assembly protein CpaB produces the protein MRLFKNYRLLLVLAAACAVMAALAATAAINSYLNLVAVVVASRDIKPNELIGEGDLALKEFPARMAGTHWLRSMEGVAGKASTGFIPAGMPITNSMLSEPADAGLAGRLKLYPGTVALSLEAKNDTTVGQAVKPGDHVDVYALSKGGGAPGAAPGAQLVAIGVPVLATPTGNDALAAKAVVLAVTPEQATRILNARAAGDDLACTLNKAGD, from the coding sequence GTGCGCCTGTTTAAGAATTACCGGCTGCTGCTGGTGCTGGCCGCCGCCTGTGCTGTAATGGCGGCCCTGGCCGCTACCGCCGCTATTAATTCTTATTTAAACCTGGTAGCGGTGGTGGTGGCCAGCCGCGACATCAAGCCTAATGAACTTATTGGCGAAGGCGACCTGGCCCTGAAGGAATTCCCGGCAAGAATGGCAGGAACGCACTGGCTGAGAAGTATGGAGGGCGTAGCCGGGAAAGCGAGCACGGGGTTTATCCCCGCCGGGATGCCTATAACCAACTCGATGTTGTCCGAACCCGCAGATGCGGGCCTGGCCGGCAGGCTCAAGCTATACCCCGGCACAGTGGCTTTAAGCCTGGAGGCCAAGAATGATACCACTGTAGGCCAGGCGGTAAAGCCCGGGGATCATGTGGATGTGTATGCCCTTTCTAAAGGCGGCGGCGCTCCGGGGGCAGCGCCGGGCGCCCAACTTGTAGCTATTGGGGTTCCTGTGCTGGCCACCCCGACAGGGAATGACGCCCTGGCCGCTAAGGCAGTGGTGCTGGCCGTGACGCCGGAACAGGCAACCAGGATACTTAATGCCCGGGCCGCCGGGGATGACCTGGCCTGCACCCTGAATAAGGCGGGAGATTAG
- a CDS encoding AAA family ATPase, giving the protein MLLVFGDKDFTSAFLNKGFPYPVVGVADDTMAATAMLQESPAREVVVGFPGTEGVEFALHAAALYRDRRFYLALGGLKPTAGLYARAAARGVSIISYQAAAADMARILGSTPPDPRPAGKQEPAKALNMAGAVTPGSLKRQLVAVYSVKGGAGKTAIAANLAACAAAWAQGKGLKHRVVLVDGDIGGAKTAGDWLRVPENVTQNLLVWQSLPGLPGWDVVEKMLVKVPGNIDNLYFLPSPQQAGAEAISGELMVHVLSVLDQYFDLVVVDLSTRVEDDATLVTLQTATTILLVVTPEIGVIKRTESRFLKPAARLQVNLASILVVLNRTNPKVPFKPADIAAQFGGIPAFPEAIPEDDSVLACLNDPGAGGPVVLARPGCAFAEKITALTGSVLGLEMAKPAASRKNKLLAWLGRITPGRQAAF; this is encoded by the coding sequence TTGCTCCTTGTATTCGGCGACAAAGATTTTACCAGCGCGTTCCTCAATAAAGGTTTTCCCTACCCGGTGGTAGGGGTGGCTGACGACACCATGGCGGCTACCGCCATGCTCCAGGAATCCCCGGCCAGGGAAGTGGTGGTGGGGTTCCCGGGCACGGAGGGGGTAGAATTTGCCTTGCACGCGGCGGCTCTATACCGCGACCGCCGCTTTTATCTGGCTTTGGGCGGCTTGAAACCCACGGCCGGGCTATATGCCCGGGCGGCGGCCAGGGGGGTAAGCATCATCAGTTACCAGGCGGCAGCAGCTGACATGGCACGCATCCTGGGTTCTACCCCTCCTGATCCCAGGCCGGCGGGCAAGCAGGAGCCGGCAAAAGCGCTCAATATGGCCGGTGCTGTTACCCCTGGCAGCTTGAAACGCCAGCTGGTGGCCGTCTATTCCGTCAAGGGCGGCGCCGGCAAGACGGCCATCGCGGCCAACCTGGCGGCCTGCGCCGCCGCCTGGGCGCAAGGAAAAGGCCTGAAGCACCGGGTGGTCCTGGTAGACGGCGACATCGGCGGTGCGAAGACGGCCGGGGACTGGTTGCGGGTGCCGGAAAACGTAACCCAAAACCTCCTGGTCTGGCAAAGCCTGCCGGGCCTCCCCGGCTGGGATGTAGTCGAAAAGATGCTGGTCAAAGTCCCCGGCAACATAGATAACCTGTACTTTCTCCCCTCACCCCAGCAGGCGGGGGCGGAAGCCATTAGCGGCGAGTTGATGGTCCACGTATTGTCCGTCCTGGATCAATACTTCGACCTGGTGGTAGTAGACTTAAGCACCCGGGTAGAAGATGACGCCACCCTGGTGACCCTGCAAACGGCGACGACGATCCTGCTGGTGGTTACCCCGGAGATAGGGGTTATCAAGCGCACCGAAAGCCGGTTCTTAAAACCGGCGGCCAGGCTGCAGGTAAACCTGGCCTCCATTCTGGTAGTATTAAACCGGACCAATCCTAAAGTGCCTTTTAAACCGGCCGATATCGCCGCCCAGTTCGGCGGCATCCCGGCCTTCCCGGAGGCCATACCGGAAGATGACAGCGTCCTGGCCTGCCTGAATGACCCCGGGGCTGGCGGCCCGGTGGTCCTGGCCCGGCCGGGATGCGCCTTTGCCGAAAAAATAACGGCCCTGACGGGGTCCGTCCTGGGATTAGAGATGGCGAAACCAGCCGCCAGCAGGAAGAATAAGCTGCTGGCCTGGCTAGGGCGGATAACGCCGGGCCGCCAGGCCGCGTTTTAA
- a CDS encoding CpaF family protein: protein MVAPSLAAKLLGSEQTCLTSDEVEELRARVLARVRRENPKALKDPRNNEGYLRGIAMMERGATPALVDSVVSDMLGYGPLQRYIFPVEERYRNVTEVLVPAYDKVYVEINGSLQKTETRFRDEEHLRAVAEKIVMSCGRRVNESEPVVDAKLPDGSRVNVIIPPVARGGTTMVIRRFPRPIALEDLVDCGAMTPDLVAYLREVIARGLNVVVTGPMGSGKTTILNALLSLVTATWGPDASIIIFEDIAELQPRHENIRCFESRPPGLDGQGEISIASLAQAAMLRLRPDWIILGECRGAEAYYVLQAMCVGHPAMTTFHAIDAVDAVLGRLPAMVIMSREGQVEGRAAALDRIAGAVDVVLHAAKVIKGSQRERRIVQVAEVMIRETPAGRVPDPRTIFRFDGKKLVQVAEPHIFTKKKVVF from the coding sequence ATGGTGGCCCCATCGCTGGCGGCGAAGCTTTTAGGCAGCGAGCAAACCTGCCTGACCAGCGACGAAGTTGAAGAATTGCGCGCCCGGGTGCTGGCCAGGGTGCGGCGGGAGAACCCCAAAGCCTTGAAGGACCCCCGCAACAATGAAGGCTACCTGCGCGGCATCGCCATGATGGAAAGGGGCGCCACCCCGGCCCTGGTGGACAGCGTGGTCAGCGATATGCTGGGCTACGGGCCGCTGCAGCGCTATATCTTCCCCGTAGAAGAACGCTACCGCAACGTCACCGAAGTCCTGGTGCCCGCCTATGATAAGGTTTACGTGGAAATCAACGGCAGCCTGCAGAAAACGGAAACCCGTTTCCGCGACGAAGAACACCTGCGGGCCGTAGCGGAAAAAATCGTCATGTCCTGCGGCCGGCGGGTAAACGAATCCGAGCCGGTGGTAGACGCCAAGCTGCCTGACGGCTCGCGGGTGAACGTCATCATCCCGCCGGTAGCCAGGGGCGGTACCACCATGGTCATCCGCCGCTTCCCCCGCCCCATAGCCCTGGAGGACCTGGTAGACTGCGGCGCCATGACGCCAGATCTGGTCGCCTATTTGCGCGAGGTGATCGCCAGGGGCTTGAACGTGGTGGTGACCGGCCCCATGGGCAGCGGCAAGACCACCATTCTCAATGCCCTGCTGTCCCTGGTGACGGCAACCTGGGGGCCGGACGCCAGCATAATCATCTTTGAGGATATAGCCGAACTGCAGCCCCGGCATGAAAACATACGCTGTTTTGAAAGCCGGCCGCCCGGCCTGGACGGGCAGGGCGAAATAAGCATCGCCAGCCTGGCCCAGGCGGCCATGCTGCGCCTGCGGCCGGACTGGATCATCCTGGGGGAGTGCCGGGGCGCTGAGGCCTATTACGTACTGCAGGCCATGTGCGTCGGCCACCCGGCCATGACCACCTTCCACGCCATCGACGCCGTGGATGCCGTCCTGGGCCGCCTGCCGGCCATGGTGATCATGTCGCGGGAAGGTCAGGTTGAAGGGCGGGCAGCGGCCCTGGACCGCATAGCCGGGGCGGTTGATGTTGTTTTACATGCCGCCAAGGTAATTAAAGGCAGCCAACGGGAGAGAAGAATCGTCCAGGTGGCCGAGGTGATGATAAGGGAAACCCCCGCCGGCCGGGTACCGGACCCCCGGACAATCTTCCGTTTTGACGGTAAAAAACTGGTCCAGGTAGCCGAACCCCATATTTTTACTAAAAAGAAGGTGGTGTTCTGA